The Nymphalis io chromosome 14, ilAglIoxx1.1, whole genome shotgun sequence genome has a segment encoding these proteins:
- the LOC126773240 gene encoding tropomyosin-2 isoform X20, whose product MDAIKKKMQAMKLEKDNALDRAAMCEQQAKDANLRAEKAEEEARQLQKKIQTIENDLDQTQEGLMQVNAKLEEKEKALQNAESEVAALNRRIQLLEEDLERSEERLATATAKLAEASQAADESERARKVLENRSLADEERMDALENQLKEARFLAEEADKKYDEVARKLAMVEADLERAEERAESGESKIVELEEELRVVGNNLKSLEVSEEKANQREEEYKNQIKTLTTRLKEAEARAEFAERSVQKLQKEVDRLEDDLINEKEKFNDIGDDIDDTVVELIPGVDMTERQVEAAKRALEKKMNAPAPPPKEPTPPPPPPKEPTPPPPPPPKEPTPPPPPPAEPAPEPAPEPAPAPEPAPAPAEGESAPAADPPAEGAPEAAAPAE is encoded by the exons ATGGACGCGATCAAAAAGAAGATGCAAGCGATGAAGCTGGAGAAGGACAACGCACTTGACCGTGCCGCCATGTGCGAACAGCAGGCCAAGGACGCCAACCTTCGAGCTGAGAAG GCAGAGGAAGAGGCCAGACAGCTGCAGAAGAAGATCCAGACCATTGAGAACGATCTTGACCAGACACAAGAAGGCCTCATGCAAGTCAACGCCAAGCTCGAGGAGAAGGAGAAGGCACTACAGAAC GCCGAATCCGAAGTTGCTGCGCTCAATCGACGCATCCAACTGCTCGAGGAAGACTTGGAGAGGTCAGAGGAACGTCTCGCGACCGCAACCGCTAAGCTCGCGGAGGCTAGCCAGGCCGCCGATGAGTCGGAACG TGCCCGCAAGGTCCTGGAGAACAGGTCATTGGCAGATGAAGAGCGTATGGATGCCCTGGAAAATCAGTTGAAGGAGGCCAGGTTCCTGGCTGAAGAAGCTGACAAGAAATACGATGAG GTAGCTCGTAAGCTGGCCATGGTTGAGGCTGACCTGGAGCGCGCGGAAGAACGCGCCGAATCTGGTGAATC CAAAATCGTCGAGCTTGAAGAAGAGCTCCGCGTTGTCGGTAACAACCTGAAATCCCTGGAAGTCTCTGAGGAGAAG GCCAACCAACGTGAAGAGGAGTACAAAAATCAGATCAAAACCCTCACCACCCGCCTAAAGGAG GCTGAAGCTCGTGCTGAATTTGCCGAGCGCTCTGTCCAGAAACTCCAGAAGGAGGTCGACAGGCTTgaag ATGACCTGATCAACGAGAAGGAGAAGTTCAATGACATCGGAGACGACATCGACGACACTGTCGTGGAACTGATTCCGGGGGTGGACATGACGGAGCGGCAAGTGGAAGCGGCGAAGAGAGCGCTCGAGAAAAAGATGAACGCTCCAGCCCCACCACCGAAGGAGCCTACTCCTCCCCCACCGCCGCCCAAGGAACCGACTCCTCCTCCTCCACCACCACCCAAGGAGCCTACACCTCCTCCTCCTCCCCCGGCGGAGCCTGCTCCCGAGCCCGCCCCGGAACCCGCACCCGCACCAGAACCTGCACCCGCTCCTGCCGAGGGTGAATCGGCTCCGGCTGCAGATCCACCGGCCGAAGGCGCCCCTGAGGCCGCGGCTCCAGCTGAATAA
- the LOC126773240 gene encoding tropomyosin-2 isoform X23 → MDAIKKKMQAMKLEKDNALDRAAMCEQQAKDANLRAEKAEEEARQLQKKIQTIENDLDQTQEGLMQVNAKLEEKEKALQNAESEVAALNRRIQLLEEDLERSEERLATATAKLAEASQAADESERIRKALENRTNMEDDRVAILEAQLSQAKLIAEESDKKYEEVARKLVLMEQDLERAEERAEQSECKIVELEEELRVVGNNLKSLEVSEEKATQREESYEGQVKVLDAQLKEAEARAEFAERSVQKLQKEVDRLEDDLINEKEKFNDIGDDIDDTVVELIPGVDMTERQVEAAKRALEKKMNAPAPPPKEPTPPPPPPKEPTPPPPPPPKEPTPPPPPPAEPAPEPAPEPAPAPEPAPAPAEGESAPAADPPAEGAPEAAAPAE, encoded by the exons ATGGACGCGATCAAAAAGAAGATGCAAGCGATGAAGCTGGAGAAGGACAACGCACTTGACCGTGCCGCCATGTGCGAACAGCAGGCCAAGGACGCCAACCTTCGAGCTGAGAAG GCAGAGGAAGAGGCCAGACAGCTGCAGAAGAAGATCCAGACCATTGAGAACGATCTTGACCAGACACAAGAAGGCCTCATGCAAGTCAACGCCAAGCTCGAGGAGAAGGAGAAGGCACTACAGAAC GCCGAATCCGAAGTTGCTGCGCTCAATCGACGCATCCAACTGCTCGAGGAAGACTTGGAGAGGTCAGAGGAACGTCTCGCGACCGCAACCGCTAAGCTCGCGGAGGCTAGCCAGGCCGCCGATGAGTCGGAACG AATACGCAAGGCGCTGGAGAACCGAACCAACATGGAGGACGATCGCGTCGCCATTTTGGAAGCCCAACTCTCACAGGCAAAACTCATCGCCGAGGAGTCGGACAAGAAATACGAAGAG GTGGCGCGCAAGCTCGTGCTGATGGAGCAGGACCTCGAGCGGGCCGAGGAGCGCGCTGAGCAGAGCGAGTG CAAAATCGTCGAGCTTGAAGAAGAGCTCCGCGTTGTCGGTAACAACCTGAAATCCCTGGAAGTCTCTGAGGAGAAG GCGACACAAAGAGAAGAATCCTACGAGGGTCAGGTGAAGGTGCTCGACGCGCAGCTCAAAGAG GCTGAAGCTCGTGCTGAATTTGCCGAGCGCTCTGTCCAGAAACTCCAGAAGGAGGTCGACAGGCTTgaag ATGACCTGATCAACGAGAAGGAGAAGTTCAATGACATCGGAGACGACATCGACGACACTGTCGTGGAACTGATTCCGGGGGTGGACATGACGGAGCGGCAAGTGGAAGCGGCGAAGAGAGCGCTCGAGAAAAAGATGAACGCTCCAGCCCCACCACCGAAGGAGCCTACTCCTCCCCCACCGCCGCCCAAGGAACCGACTCCTCCTCCTCCACCACCACCCAAGGAGCCTACACCTCCTCCTCCTCCCCCGGCGGAGCCTGCTCCCGAGCCCGCCCCGGAACCCGCACCCGCACCAGAACCTGCACCCGCTCCTGCCGAGGGTGAATCGGCTCCGGCTGCAGATCCACCGGCCGAAGGCGCCCCTGAGGCCGCGGCTCCAGCTGAATAA
- the LOC126773240 gene encoding tropomyosin-2 isoform X33, producing MDAIKKKMQAMKLEKDNALDRAAMCEQQAKDANLRAEKAEEEARQLQKKIQTIENDLDQTQEGLMQVNAKLEEKEKALQNAESEVAALNRRIQLLEEDLERSEERLATATAKLAEASQAADESERIRKALENRTNMEDDRVAILEAQLSQAKLIAEESDKKYEEVARKLVLMEQDLERAEERAEQSECKIVELEEELRVVGNNLKSLEVSEEKATQREESYEGQVKVLDAQLKEAEARAEFAERSVQKLQKEVDRLEDDLVAEREKSKVLQEEMEATLHDIQNM from the exons ATGGACGCGATCAAAAAGAAGATGCAAGCGATGAAGCTGGAGAAGGACAACGCACTTGACCGTGCCGCCATGTGCGAACAGCAGGCCAAGGACGCCAACCTTCGAGCTGAGAAG GCAGAGGAAGAGGCCAGACAGCTGCAGAAGAAGATCCAGACCATTGAGAACGATCTTGACCAGACACAAGAAGGCCTCATGCAAGTCAACGCCAAGCTCGAGGAGAAGGAGAAGGCACTACAGAAC GCCGAATCCGAAGTTGCTGCGCTCAATCGACGCATCCAACTGCTCGAGGAAGACTTGGAGAGGTCAGAGGAACGTCTCGCGACCGCAACCGCTAAGCTCGCGGAGGCTAGCCAGGCCGCCGATGAGTCGGAACG AATACGCAAGGCGCTGGAGAACCGAACCAACATGGAGGACGATCGCGTCGCCATTTTGGAAGCCCAACTCTCACAGGCAAAACTCATCGCCGAGGAGTCGGACAAGAAATACGAAGAG GTGGCGCGCAAGCTCGTGCTGATGGAGCAGGACCTCGAGCGGGCCGAGGAGCGCGCTGAGCAGAGCGAGTG CAAAATCGTCGAGCTTGAAGAAGAGCTCCGCGTTGTCGGTAACAACCTGAAATCCCTGGAAGTCTCTGAGGAGAAG GCGACACAAAGAGAAGAATCCTACGAGGGTCAGGTGAAGGTGCTCGACGCGCAGCTCAAAGAG GCTGAAGCTCGTGCTGAATTTGCCGAGCGCTCTGTCCAGAAACTCCAGAAGGAGGTCGACAGGCTTgaag ACGATCTGGTGGCCGAGCGCGAAAAGAGCAAGGTCCTGCAGGAGGAGATGGAGGCCACGCTCCACGACATTCAGAACATGTGA
- the LOC126773240 gene encoding tropomyosin-2 isoform X22: MDAIKKKMQAMKLEKDNALDRAAMCEQQAKDANLRAEKAEEEARQLQKKIQTIENDLDQTQEGLMQVNAKLEEKEKALQNAESEVAALNRRIQLLEEDLERSEERLATATAKLAEASQAADESERIRKALENRTNMEDDRVAILEAQLSQAKLIAEESDKKYEEVARKLVLMEQDLERAEERAEQSECKIVELEEELRVVGNNLKSLEVSEEKANQREEEYKNQIKTLTTRLKEAEARAEFAERSVQKLQKEVDRLEDDLINEKEKFNDIGDDIDDTVVELIPGVDMTERQVEAAKRALEKKMNAPAPPPKEPTPPPPPPKEPTPPPPPPPKEPTPPPPPPAEPAPEPAPEPAPAPEPAPAPAEGESAPAADPPAEGAPEAAAPAE; encoded by the exons ATGGACGCGATCAAAAAGAAGATGCAAGCGATGAAGCTGGAGAAGGACAACGCACTTGACCGTGCCGCCATGTGCGAACAGCAGGCCAAGGACGCCAACCTTCGAGCTGAGAAG GCAGAGGAAGAGGCCAGACAGCTGCAGAAGAAGATCCAGACCATTGAGAACGATCTTGACCAGACACAAGAAGGCCTCATGCAAGTCAACGCCAAGCTCGAGGAGAAGGAGAAGGCACTACAGAAC GCCGAATCCGAAGTTGCTGCGCTCAATCGACGCATCCAACTGCTCGAGGAAGACTTGGAGAGGTCAGAGGAACGTCTCGCGACCGCAACCGCTAAGCTCGCGGAGGCTAGCCAGGCCGCCGATGAGTCGGAACG AATACGCAAGGCGCTGGAGAACCGAACCAACATGGAGGACGATCGCGTCGCCATTTTGGAAGCCCAACTCTCACAGGCAAAACTCATCGCCGAGGAGTCGGACAAGAAATACGAAGAG GTGGCGCGCAAGCTCGTGCTGATGGAGCAGGACCTCGAGCGGGCCGAGGAGCGCGCTGAGCAGAGCGAGTG CAAAATCGTCGAGCTTGAAGAAGAGCTCCGCGTTGTCGGTAACAACCTGAAATCCCTGGAAGTCTCTGAGGAGAAG GCCAACCAACGTGAAGAGGAGTACAAAAATCAGATCAAAACCCTCACCACCCGCCTAAAGGAG GCTGAAGCTCGTGCTGAATTTGCCGAGCGCTCTGTCCAGAAACTCCAGAAGGAGGTCGACAGGCTTgaag ATGACCTGATCAACGAGAAGGAGAAGTTCAATGACATCGGAGACGACATCGACGACACTGTCGTGGAACTGATTCCGGGGGTGGACATGACGGAGCGGCAAGTGGAAGCGGCGAAGAGAGCGCTCGAGAAAAAGATGAACGCTCCAGCCCCACCACCGAAGGAGCCTACTCCTCCCCCACCGCCGCCCAAGGAACCGACTCCTCCTCCTCCACCACCACCCAAGGAGCCTACACCTCCTCCTCCTCCCCCGGCGGAGCCTGCTCCCGAGCCCGCCCCGGAACCCGCACCCGCACCAGAACCTGCACCCGCTCCTGCCGAGGGTGAATCGGCTCCGGCTGCAGATCCACCGGCCGAAGGCGCCCCTGAGGCCGCGGCTCCAGCTGAATAA
- the LOC126773240 gene encoding tropomyosin-2 isoform X32 gives MDAIKKKMQAMKLEKDNALDRAAMCEQQAKDANLRAEKAEEEARQLQKKIQTIENDLDQTQEGLMQVNAKLEEKEKALQNAESEVAALNRRIQLLEEDLERSEERLATATAKLAEASQAADESERIRKALENRTNMEDDRVAILEAQLSQAKLIAEESDKKYEEVARKLAMVEADLERAEERAESGESKIVELEEELRVVGNNLKSLEVSEEKATQREESYEGQVKVLDAQLKEAEARAEFAERSVQKLQKEVDRLEDDLVAEREKSKVLQEEMEATLHDIQNM, from the exons ATGGACGCGATCAAAAAGAAGATGCAAGCGATGAAGCTGGAGAAGGACAACGCACTTGACCGTGCCGCCATGTGCGAACAGCAGGCCAAGGACGCCAACCTTCGAGCTGAGAAG GCAGAGGAAGAGGCCAGACAGCTGCAGAAGAAGATCCAGACCATTGAGAACGATCTTGACCAGACACAAGAAGGCCTCATGCAAGTCAACGCCAAGCTCGAGGAGAAGGAGAAGGCACTACAGAAC GCCGAATCCGAAGTTGCTGCGCTCAATCGACGCATCCAACTGCTCGAGGAAGACTTGGAGAGGTCAGAGGAACGTCTCGCGACCGCAACCGCTAAGCTCGCGGAGGCTAGCCAGGCCGCCGATGAGTCGGAACG AATACGCAAGGCGCTGGAGAACCGAACCAACATGGAGGACGATCGCGTCGCCATTTTGGAAGCCCAACTCTCACAGGCAAAACTCATCGCCGAGGAGTCGGACAAGAAATACGAAGAG GTAGCTCGTAAGCTGGCCATGGTTGAGGCTGACCTGGAGCGCGCGGAAGAACGCGCCGAATCTGGTGAATC CAAAATCGTCGAGCTTGAAGAAGAGCTCCGCGTTGTCGGTAACAACCTGAAATCCCTGGAAGTCTCTGAGGAGAAG GCGACACAAAGAGAAGAATCCTACGAGGGTCAGGTGAAGGTGCTCGACGCGCAGCTCAAAGAG GCTGAAGCTCGTGCTGAATTTGCCGAGCGCTCTGTCCAGAAACTCCAGAAGGAGGTCGACAGGCTTgaag ACGATCTGGTGGCCGAGCGCGAAAAGAGCAAGGTCCTGCAGGAGGAGATGGAGGCCACGCTCCACGACATTCAGAACATGTGA
- the LOC126773240 gene encoding tropomyosin-2 isoform X21 codes for MDAIKKKMQAMKLEKDNALDRAAMCEQQAKDANLRAEKAEEEARQLQKKIQTIENDLDQTQEGLMQVNAKLEEKEKALQNAESEVAALNRRIQLLEEDLERSEERLATATAKLAEASQAADESERIRKALENRTNMEDDRVAILEAQLSQAKLIAEESDKKYEEVARKLAMVEADLERAEERAESGESKIVELEEELRVVGNNLKSLEVSEEKANQREEEYKNQIKTLTTRLKEAEARAEFAERSVQKLQKEVDRLEDDLINEKEKFNDIGDDIDDTVVELIPGVDMTERQVEAAKRALEKKMNAPAPPPKEPTPPPPPPKEPTPPPPPPPKEPTPPPPPPAEPAPEPAPEPAPAPEPAPAPAEGESAPAADPPAEGAPEAAAPAE; via the exons ATGGACGCGATCAAAAAGAAGATGCAAGCGATGAAGCTGGAGAAGGACAACGCACTTGACCGTGCCGCCATGTGCGAACAGCAGGCCAAGGACGCCAACCTTCGAGCTGAGAAG GCAGAGGAAGAGGCCAGACAGCTGCAGAAGAAGATCCAGACCATTGAGAACGATCTTGACCAGACACAAGAAGGCCTCATGCAAGTCAACGCCAAGCTCGAGGAGAAGGAGAAGGCACTACAGAAC GCCGAATCCGAAGTTGCTGCGCTCAATCGACGCATCCAACTGCTCGAGGAAGACTTGGAGAGGTCAGAGGAACGTCTCGCGACCGCAACCGCTAAGCTCGCGGAGGCTAGCCAGGCCGCCGATGAGTCGGAACG AATACGCAAGGCGCTGGAGAACCGAACCAACATGGAGGACGATCGCGTCGCCATTTTGGAAGCCCAACTCTCACAGGCAAAACTCATCGCCGAGGAGTCGGACAAGAAATACGAAGAG GTAGCTCGTAAGCTGGCCATGGTTGAGGCTGACCTGGAGCGCGCGGAAGAACGCGCCGAATCTGGTGAATC CAAAATCGTCGAGCTTGAAGAAGAGCTCCGCGTTGTCGGTAACAACCTGAAATCCCTGGAAGTCTCTGAGGAGAAG GCCAACCAACGTGAAGAGGAGTACAAAAATCAGATCAAAACCCTCACCACCCGCCTAAAGGAG GCTGAAGCTCGTGCTGAATTTGCCGAGCGCTCTGTCCAGAAACTCCAGAAGGAGGTCGACAGGCTTgaag ATGACCTGATCAACGAGAAGGAGAAGTTCAATGACATCGGAGACGACATCGACGACACTGTCGTGGAACTGATTCCGGGGGTGGACATGACGGAGCGGCAAGTGGAAGCGGCGAAGAGAGCGCTCGAGAAAAAGATGAACGCTCCAGCCCCACCACCGAAGGAGCCTACTCCTCCCCCACCGCCGCCCAAGGAACCGACTCCTCCTCCTCCACCACCACCCAAGGAGCCTACACCTCCTCCTCCTCCCCCGGCGGAGCCTGCTCCCGAGCCCGCCCCGGAACCCGCACCCGCACCAGAACCTGCACCCGCTCCTGCCGAGGGTGAATCGGCTCCGGCTGCAGATCCACCGGCCGAAGGCGCCCCTGAGGCCGCGGCTCCAGCTGAATAA
- the LOC126773240 gene encoding tropomyosin-2 isoform X31 → MDAIKKKMQAMKLEKDNALDRAAMCEQQAKDANLRAEKAEEEARQLQKKIQTIENDLDQTQEGLMQVNAKLEEKEKALQNAESEVAALNRRIQLLEEDLERSEERLATATAKLAEASQAADESERIRKALENRTNMEDDRVAILEAQLSQAKLIAEESDKKYEEVARKLVLMEQDLERAEERAEQSECKIVELEEELRVVGNNLKSLEVSEEKANQREEEYKNQIKTLTTRLKEAEARAEFAERSVQKLQKEVDRLEDELVAEKEKYKDIGDDLDTAFVELILKD, encoded by the exons ATGGACGCGATCAAAAAGAAGATGCAAGCGATGAAGCTGGAGAAGGACAACGCACTTGACCGTGCCGCCATGTGCGAACAGCAGGCCAAGGACGCCAACCTTCGAGCTGAGAAG GCAGAGGAAGAGGCCAGACAGCTGCAGAAGAAGATCCAGACCATTGAGAACGATCTTGACCAGACACAAGAAGGCCTCATGCAAGTCAACGCCAAGCTCGAGGAGAAGGAGAAGGCACTACAGAAC GCCGAATCCGAAGTTGCTGCGCTCAATCGACGCATCCAACTGCTCGAGGAAGACTTGGAGAGGTCAGAGGAACGTCTCGCGACCGCAACCGCTAAGCTCGCGGAGGCTAGCCAGGCCGCCGATGAGTCGGAACG AATACGCAAGGCGCTGGAGAACCGAACCAACATGGAGGACGATCGCGTCGCCATTTTGGAAGCCCAACTCTCACAGGCAAAACTCATCGCCGAGGAGTCGGACAAGAAATACGAAGAG GTGGCGCGCAAGCTCGTGCTGATGGAGCAGGACCTCGAGCGGGCCGAGGAGCGCGCTGAGCAGAGCGAGTG CAAAATCGTCGAGCTTGAAGAAGAGCTCCGCGTTGTCGGTAACAACCTGAAATCCCTGGAAGTCTCTGAGGAGAAG GCCAACCAACGTGAAGAGGAGTACAAAAATCAGATCAAAACCCTCACCACCCGCCTAAAGGAG GCTGAAGCTCGTGCTGAATTTGCCGAGCGCTCTGTCCAGAAACTCCAGAAGGAGGTCGACAGGCTTgaag ACGAACTTGTTGCCGAAAAGGAGAAGTACAAGGACATCGGAGACGACCTGGACACTGCCTTCGTGGAGCTTATCCTCAAGGACTAA
- the LOC126773240 gene encoding tropomyosin-2 isoform X30 produces MDAIKKKMQAMKLEKDNALDRAAMCEQQAKDANLRAEKAEEEARQLQKKIQTIENDLDQTQEGLMQVNAKLEEKEKALQNAESEVAALNRRIQLLEEDLERSEERLATATAKLAEASQAADESERIRKALENRTNMEDDRVAILEAQLSQAKLIAEESDKKYEEVARKLAMVEADLERAEERAESGESKIVELEEELRVVGNNLKSLEVSEEKANQREEEYKNQIKTLTTRLKEAEARAEFAERSVQKLQKEVDRLEDELVAEKEKYKDIGDDLDTAFVELILKD; encoded by the exons ATGGACGCGATCAAAAAGAAGATGCAAGCGATGAAGCTGGAGAAGGACAACGCACTTGACCGTGCCGCCATGTGCGAACAGCAGGCCAAGGACGCCAACCTTCGAGCTGAGAAG GCAGAGGAAGAGGCCAGACAGCTGCAGAAGAAGATCCAGACCATTGAGAACGATCTTGACCAGACACAAGAAGGCCTCATGCAAGTCAACGCCAAGCTCGAGGAGAAGGAGAAGGCACTACAGAAC GCCGAATCCGAAGTTGCTGCGCTCAATCGACGCATCCAACTGCTCGAGGAAGACTTGGAGAGGTCAGAGGAACGTCTCGCGACCGCAACCGCTAAGCTCGCGGAGGCTAGCCAGGCCGCCGATGAGTCGGAACG AATACGCAAGGCGCTGGAGAACCGAACCAACATGGAGGACGATCGCGTCGCCATTTTGGAAGCCCAACTCTCACAGGCAAAACTCATCGCCGAGGAGTCGGACAAGAAATACGAAGAG GTAGCTCGTAAGCTGGCCATGGTTGAGGCTGACCTGGAGCGCGCGGAAGAACGCGCCGAATCTGGTGAATC CAAAATCGTCGAGCTTGAAGAAGAGCTCCGCGTTGTCGGTAACAACCTGAAATCCCTGGAAGTCTCTGAGGAGAAG GCCAACCAACGTGAAGAGGAGTACAAAAATCAGATCAAAACCCTCACCACCCGCCTAAAGGAG GCTGAAGCTCGTGCTGAATTTGCCGAGCGCTCTGTCCAGAAACTCCAGAAGGAGGTCGACAGGCTTgaag ACGAACTTGTTGCCGAAAAGGAGAAGTACAAGGACATCGGAGACGACCTGGACACTGCCTTCGTGGAGCTTATCCTCAAGGACTAA
- the LOC126773240 gene encoding tropomyosin-2 isoform X29: protein MDAIKKKMQAMKLEKDNALDRAAMCEQQAKDANLRAEKAEEEARQLQKKIQTIENDLDQTQEGLMQVNAKLEEKEKALQNAESEVAALNRRIQLLEEDLERSEERLATATAKLAEASQAADESERARKVLENRSLADEERMDALENQLKEARFLAEEADKKYDEVARKLAMVEADLERAEERAESGESKIVELEEELRVVGNNLKSLEVSEEKANQREEEYKNQIKTLTTRLKEAEARAEFAERSVQKLQKEVDRLEDELVAEKEKYKDIGDDLDTAFVELILKD, encoded by the exons ATGGACGCGATCAAAAAGAAGATGCAAGCGATGAAGCTGGAGAAGGACAACGCACTTGACCGTGCCGCCATGTGCGAACAGCAGGCCAAGGACGCCAACCTTCGAGCTGAGAAG GCAGAGGAAGAGGCCAGACAGCTGCAGAAGAAGATCCAGACCATTGAGAACGATCTTGACCAGACACAAGAAGGCCTCATGCAAGTCAACGCCAAGCTCGAGGAGAAGGAGAAGGCACTACAGAAC GCCGAATCCGAAGTTGCTGCGCTCAATCGACGCATCCAACTGCTCGAGGAAGACTTGGAGAGGTCAGAGGAACGTCTCGCGACCGCAACCGCTAAGCTCGCGGAGGCTAGCCAGGCCGCCGATGAGTCGGAACG TGCCCGCAAGGTCCTGGAGAACAGGTCATTGGCAGATGAAGAGCGTATGGATGCCCTGGAAAATCAGTTGAAGGAGGCCAGGTTCCTGGCTGAAGAAGCTGACAAGAAATACGATGAG GTAGCTCGTAAGCTGGCCATGGTTGAGGCTGACCTGGAGCGCGCGGAAGAACGCGCCGAATCTGGTGAATC CAAAATCGTCGAGCTTGAAGAAGAGCTCCGCGTTGTCGGTAACAACCTGAAATCCCTGGAAGTCTCTGAGGAGAAG GCCAACCAACGTGAAGAGGAGTACAAAAATCAGATCAAAACCCTCACCACCCGCCTAAAGGAG GCTGAAGCTCGTGCTGAATTTGCCGAGCGCTCTGTCCAGAAACTCCAGAAGGAGGTCGACAGGCTTgaag ACGAACTTGTTGCCGAAAAGGAGAAGTACAAGGACATCGGAGACGACCTGGACACTGCCTTCGTGGAGCTTATCCTCAAGGACTAA
- the LOC126773240 gene encoding uncharacterized protein LOC126773240 isoform X28: MSASAPHAHGRTPVRRRGHQHHPRLRGDRLPAPSSPANTTPSKRVTLDTQTDDVVPCVNSVSESQELTRTNSDDALSNRSILEDSNIDDDEIEFDIRITGADSNGSSDDDFSFREERSAGDGAEVTALASDISDDDPETAELAKLRCPSECTEVLAARENRRRRRCADYPGLAFGSSIFSSDTMMKFSIIKNELQNIKNTALKRAESEVAALNRRIQLLEEDLERSEERLATATAKLAEASQAADESERIRKALENRTNMEDDRVAILEAQLSQAKLIAEESDKKYEEICTALHQNYWPYACRTYASAHIT, encoded by the exons ATGTCCGCGTCCGCGCCCCACGCCCACGGGCGCACCCCCGTGCGGCGCAGGGGGCATCAACACCACCCGCGGCTGAGGGGCGACCGTTTACCCGCCCCCAGCTCGCCCGCAAACACTACTCCGTCCAAACGTGTGACCTTAGACACTCAAACAGACGATGTTGTGCCTTGTGTCAATAGTGTTAGTGAATCTCAAGAATTGACAAGGACGAATAGTGACGATGCACTTTCGAATCGAAGCATACTCGAGGACTCGAATATCGATGATGATGAAATTGAATTTGATATTAGGATCACCGGTGCAGACTCGAATGGAAGTTCGGATGACGACTTTTCCTTTAGAGAGGAGAGATCAGCGGGTGACGGTGCAGAGGTAACGGCGTTAGCCTCTGATATATCAGATGATGATCCCGAGACTGCGGAACTAGCAAAACTCAGATGTCCTAGTGAATGTACTGAAGTTTTGGCCGCCAGGGAAAATCGGAGAAGGCGAAGATGTGCCGACTATCCGGGACTCGCGTTCGGAAGTTCCATATTCTCTTCAGATACAATGATGAAATTTTCTATCATCAAGAATGAGTTGCAGAATATTAAGAATACTGCATTGAAAAGG GCCGAATCCGAAGTTGCTGCGCTCAATCGACGCATCCAACTGCTCGAGGAAGACTTGGAGAGGTCAGAGGAACGTCTCGCGACCGCAACCGCTAAGCTCGCGGAGGCTAGCCAGGCCGCCGATGAGTCGGAACG AATACGCAAGGCGCTGGAGAACCGAACCAACATGGAGGACGATCGCGTCGCCATTTTGGAAGCCCAACTCTCACAGGCAAAACTCATCGCCGAGGAGTCGGACAAGAAATACGAAGAG ATATGCACCGCATTACACCAGAATTACTGGCCGTATGCGTGCCGCACATATGCAAGCGCACACATCACATAA